The following is a genomic window from Atribacterota bacterium.
TAATAGCCCCGAAGAGATTTCGAGGGCTTTTTTATTTTAAAAGCCTTTCAATATTTCAGATGAGACTCAGAGATTATTTTAGAATATTTTTAGAAATATAGAAAGGAAGTAACAATGAGTGTTAGACACATCAGTCATTATTCAATCTTTATCGCCCTGGCGGTAATTACCGGATATTTAATACATTTTCCAATTTTACCCCAGGCACCGTTTTTGTTATATGATCCGGGTCATGTTTTTTTATTGATTGCTGCTTTTAAATTTGGACCAAGAGCTGGAATGCTTATGACTTTGGTTTATGCTGTAATTTTTGCCCTGATTACTGGCCAGGGTGGACCTTATGGAGCACTAATGAATTTTTTGTCTACCAGCGCTTTCGTTTTGATATCTTCATGGGTTTATTTAAAACAACATAATAAAAATGGGGCAATTATCGGTTTAACCTTGGGGGTATTAGCCATGACTATTATAATGTTACCAGCCAATCTTATCATCACTCCTTTGTATCTGGGAGTTAACAGGGAAATGGTATTACAGCTAATGTTGCCTGCCATAATTCCCTTTAACTTACTAAAAGGTTTAATTAGCAGTGTATTAACTTTACTGGTATATAAAAAGATTTCAATTTTCTTAAACCAAGAAGAAATTGTACCAAGATAACTTTTTTATTCCTGAAATTCAAATATTATTATAATAGTAAAAATCTAAGGTTCCCATCGTCACTAGAGCTGTAATTTTTGATTTGCATATCGGTAATCCCTTAGTCAGACCTGATTGCGAAATGGGATACCAGGCTTGTCTTAATGCTAGTAATAAACCGGTAACAGAAGGCAGTATTGGTGCGGGAACAGGAGCTACTGTAGGAAAATATTATGGAATTTCTAATTGTATGAAAGGTGGAATAGGTTCTGCAATTATCAAAATAGCTGATTTGATTGTAGGTGCGCTGGCAGTAGTTAACTCCTTTGGAGATATCCTGAATCCAGAAACCAGCGAAATCATTGCTGGCACTTTAGATAATGAAAAGAAATCTTTGCTAATACAAATAGGTTGTTAACGAAAAATACTTCTTCCCGGGGAAGCCAATTTATTCAGAATACCACGCTGGGAGTAGTTGCCACTAATGCTAATTTGTGTAAAGCAAAGGTAAAGCGTTTATCAATGTAAGCACGTGATGACTTGTCCAGATGTATTTCGTCTTTACATACTGTCTATGATGGAGATGTAATCTTTTCCATAGCAACTGGTCAGACAGAAGTCAATTTTAATCAATTAAATGCGCTTGGCGCCCAGGTAATGGCTCTTGCAGTACAACGAGCTATAGTGGAAGCATCTTCCCTGTTCAGAATACCCAGTTATAAAGATTTAAAAAAGGAAAAGAGAATCTAATTTTTTAAGTTATAGATTTTAACACATATCTTGTCAATTACTTTCCTATGGAAGTCATAATTTTTAAATAAACAATTTAAATGTTATAATTGGTATAGAAAGGAACTGGTTATCTAAGTTCCTGGTATTTACTAAAATTTTAGGAAGAGGGAGGAAGTAAAATTTTGGAAAATAGATTAAAGGATTCCAAAAAGAAGATACTAATAGCTGGACTGATTTTGTTTATCATCCTGATTATTGCCTTTATTAGCCGATTTTATATTCCTATGATTTGGATGAAATCAGTTGGCTATATCTCGGTTTTCTGGAAGATACTGTTAGCCCAGTTTGGGGTAGGCCTTTTCTTTGCTATTTTATTTTTTCTTCTCAGCTATGTCAATTTTAATTATGCTCGCCGTTATGCTCCTGCTATTCAGGTTGAGCCTGCCGAACAGTATGGAGAAAGACCTGAAATGCAACTATATAGAAGCTTACAGGGCCTTCAATTAAGTAAAAAACTTGTATTAGGATTTTCAGTTGCTATATCTCTATTTATGGGTATTTCTGAATCAGTTAACTGGGAGAAGATTTTGCTTTACCTTAATCAGGTTTCTATGGGTATCAACGATCCTATTTTTAGACAGGACATTGGCTTTTACCTATTTCAACTCCCCTTTTTAGAGTATTTTAGAAATTGGTTAAGTTTTGCCATTGGTTTTATTCTGCTGATTGTAGTTTTAGTGTATTTTGTGAAAAAGGCTATTCGATTTGAGTATCACAAGATAAACATCGATCCCCCAGTAAAATTTCATATTTCTTTACTATTGGGAATGTACTTACTTATACAGGCTTTTGCCTTCTGGATTAATGCTCGAAAGATTTTATATTCTACCCAGGGATTGGTTTATGGAGCAGGCTATACCGATATCCATATAAACTTATTGGCATTTAGAGTTTCCATGATACTCTGTATTGTTGCTGCCATTATAGTAATGGTTTATTCCCGCAAGGAAGATATGCGTTTACCGATAATCAGTATCATTTCTTTGGTACTGGTTTATCTAATTCTGGCAGGGGTATTGCCGGGAATTATTCAGAGGGTAGCAGTATCGCCCAATGAATTGGAAAAAGAAAGACCTTATCTTATAAATGAGATTGAATTTACCAGAAAAGCTTATGGTTTAGACAGTATTATAGAACAGGATTTCCCCTTTGAAGAAGAGATAACTTATGAAGAAGTGCTTAAAAATCCTGAAACGGTGAGTAATATTCGTTTATGGGATTGGCGTCCTTTAGAACAGACTTTCAATCAGATACAAGCCATACGATTATATTACGAATTTTTGGGAATCGACGTAGACCGTTATTACTTAAATGGCGATTATCAGCAAGTTATGATTGCTGCCAGAGAATTGAATAGTAGCAAGCTTGCTCAGGAAGCTCAAACTTGGGTTAATGAACGCCTAACTTTTACGCATGGATATGGCGCGGTTATAAGCCCGGTGAATAAAGTAGAGCCGGATGGCTTACCCCATCTTTCTATTCAGGATATTCCTCCAGTTTCATCAGTTGATTTAAATATTTCCAGACCGGAAATCTATTATGGTGAAATGTCAGATCAGTATGTCATTGTAAATACCAAAAATAG
Proteins encoded in this region:
- a CDS encoding P1 family peptidase codes for the protein MHIGNPLVRPDCEMGYQACLNASNKPVTEGSIGAGTGATVGKYYGISNCMKGGIGSAIIKIADLIVGALAVVNSFGDILNPETSEIIAGTLDNEKKSLLIQIGC
- a CDS encoding UPF0182 family protein — its product is MENRLKDSKKKILIAGLILFIILIIAFISRFYIPMIWMKSVGYISVFWKILLAQFGVGLFFAILFFLLSYVNFNYARRYAPAIQVEPAEQYGERPEMQLYRSLQGLQLSKKLVLGFSVAISLFMGISESVNWEKILLYLNQVSMGINDPIFRQDIGFYLFQLPFLEYFRNWLSFAIGFILLIVVLVYFVKKAIRFEYHKINIDPPVKFHISLLLGMYLLIQAFAFWINARKILYSTQGLVYGAGYTDIHINLLAFRVSMILCIVAAIIVMVYSRKEDMRLPIISIISLVLVYLILAGVLPGIIQRVAVSPNELEKERPYLINEIEFTRKAYGLDSIIEQDFPFEEEITYEEVLKNPETVSNIRLWDWRPLEQTFNQIQAIRLYYEFLGIDVDRYYLNGDYQQVMIAARELNSSKLAQEAQTWVNERLTFTHGYGAVISPVNKVEPDGLPHLSIQDIPPVSSVDLNISRPEIYYGEMSDQYVIVNTKNREFDYPKGNENVYTHYEGTGGVKISSFWRRLLFAIRFGDINILLTRSFTPESRIMLYRNTMDRAMKVAPFLIYDHDPYIVISDNGRLYWIQDAYTLSNHFPYSRPYSQLFNYIRNSVKVVVDAYDGSIDFYIVQPEDPIIRVYQNIFPGLFKPINDMPEDLRQHIRYPIDLFKVQTEMYSTYHMQNPDVFYNKEDYWNIPKEVYATEEITLEPYYVIAKLPGFEKEEFILITPFTPTNKNNMIAWLAVRNDGEEYGKMLVYKFPKDKLIYGPMQIEALIDQDSEISQQITLWSQSGSTVIRGNLLAIPIEDSVLYAEPLYLRAEKGEIPQLRRVIVSDGSEVAMDIDLDSALRKLFGRPIEEKREIILEEGITLNNLIENAIQYYLEAKNAIQEGNWALYGQCLNQLEEVLESLQSFVKQDEIKELQDVLEEP
- a CDS encoding ECF transporter S component — protein: MSVRHISHYSIFIALAVITGYLIHFPILPQAPFLLYDPGHVFLLIAAFKFGPRAGMLMTLVYAVIFALITGQGGPYGALMNFLSTSAFVLISSWVYLKQHNKNGAIIGLTLGVLAMTIIMLPANLIITPLYLGVNREMVLQLMLPAIIPFNLLKGLISSVLTLLVYKKISIFLNQEEIVPR